The following proteins are co-located in the Pedobacter frigiditerrae genome:
- the rpmG gene encoding 50S ribosomal protein L33 produces the protein MAKKGNRVQVILECTEHKTSGMPGMSRYISTKNRKNTTERLELKKFNPVLKKVTVHKEIK, from the coding sequence ATGGCAAAAAAAGGTAACAGAGTACAAGTTATTCTAGAATGTACAGAACATAAAACTAGCGGTATGCCAGGTATGTCTAGATACATTTCTACAAAAAACCGTAAAAACACTACTGAGCGTTTGGAATTGAAAAAATTCAATCCGGTATTGAAAAAAGTAACCGTACATAAAGAGATAAAATAA
- the rpmB gene encoding 50S ribosomal protein L28 produces the protein MSRVCDLTGKMAMSGFNVSHSNVKTKRKFYPNLQLQKFYIPEDNTWITLKVSTSAIKTINKIGISEALNRFMKKGYL, from the coding sequence ATGTCAAGAGTTTGTGATTTAACCGGAAAAATGGCGATGTCGGGATTTAATGTTTCTCACTCGAACGTTAAAACGAAACGTAAATTTTACCCTAACCTTCAACTTCAGAAATTTTATATTCCTGAGGATAATACTTGGATTACACTAAAAGTGTCAACTTCAGCTATTAAAACCATCAATAAAATTGGTATTTCTGAGGCTCTTAACCGCTTCATGAAAAAAGGATATTTGTAA
- the acs gene encoding acetate--CoA ligase, whose amino-acid sequence MQITSFEQYQEVYQQSVNEPEQFWGSIAENFVWKKKWDKVLSWNFTEPNIKWYEGAKLNITENCLDRHLLTDGDKPAIIWEPNNPEDDSVTLTYKMLHEQVCRFANVLKRNGAQKGDRICIYMPMVPELAIAVLACARIGAVHSVVFGGFSAKSIADRINDAQCKLVITADGAYRGNKQIPLKDVIDDALIGCPTVEKCIVLTHVRTPVSMLKGRDVWWEDEVKHVNNVCEAEEMDAEDLLFILYTSGSTGKPKGVVHTCGGYMVYAGYTFSNVFNYQPNEVYFCTADIGWITGHSYIVYGPLSQGATSLIFEGIPTFPTPSRFWDIVEKHKVNTLYTAPTAIRSLMGFGDEPLVGKDLSSIRVLGSVGEPINEEAWHWFDEKIGHQKAPIVDTWWQTETGGIMISPIATVTPTKPSFATLPLPGIQPILVDENGKEIEGNGVNGNLCIKFPWPGMLRTTYGDHERCKQTYFSTYENLYFTGDGCLRDEDGYYRITGRVDDVLNVSGHRIGTAEVENAINMHAGVIESAVVGYPHDVKGQGIYAFVIYPDMHGDVELTKKDILQTVTRVIGAIAKPDKVLFVSGLPKTRSGKIMRRILRKIAEGETTNLGDISTLLDPTVVQQIIDSTKNH is encoded by the coding sequence ATGCAAATAACATCCTTTGAACAATATCAAGAAGTATACCAACAGAGTGTAAATGAACCAGAACAATTTTGGGGCAGCATAGCTGAAAATTTTGTATGGAAAAAGAAATGGGACAAAGTTCTTTCTTGGAACTTTACTGAGCCAAATATTAAATGGTATGAAGGTGCCAAGTTAAATATAACAGAGAATTGTTTAGACAGGCATTTATTAACCGATGGCGATAAACCAGCCATAATTTGGGAACCAAATAATCCTGAGGATGATAGCGTAACACTTACCTACAAAATGTTGCATGAGCAGGTTTGTCGCTTTGCTAATGTTTTAAAAAGAAATGGAGCTCAAAAAGGCGATCGCATCTGTATATATATGCCAATGGTACCTGAATTAGCTATTGCTGTTTTAGCTTGTGCAAGAATTGGTGCAGTTCATTCTGTAGTATTTGGAGGTTTTTCAGCAAAATCTATTGCAGACAGAATTAATGATGCTCAATGTAAATTGGTAATTACTGCAGACGGCGCTTATCGTGGTAACAAACAGATTCCTTTAAAAGATGTAATCGATGATGCGTTAATTGGTTGTCCGACAGTTGAAAAATGTATTGTATTAACCCACGTGCGTACACCTGTTTCAATGTTAAAAGGAAGAGATGTATGGTGGGAAGACGAAGTAAAGCATGTAAATAATGTTTGTGAAGCTGAGGAGATGGATGCCGAAGATTTATTATTCATTCTATATACTTCTGGTTCTACCGGAAAACCAAAAGGTGTAGTACATACTTGTGGTGGTTATATGGTTTATGCTGGATATACTTTTTCTAACGTATTTAACTACCAACCTAATGAAGTATATTTTTGTACAGCTGATATTGGTTGGATAACTGGTCATTCGTACATTGTTTATGGACCGCTTTCTCAAGGAGCAACCTCTCTAATATTTGAAGGTATTCCTACATTTCCAACTCCATCTAGATTTTGGGATATTGTTGAAAAACATAAAGTAAATACATTATATACAGCTCCAACTGCTATTCGTTCGTTGATGGGTTTTGGAGACGAGCCCTTAGTTGGAAAAGATTTAAGTTCTATTCGTGTTTTAGGTTCTGTAGGTGAGCCTATAAATGAAGAGGCTTGGCACTGGTTTGATGAAAAAATTGGGCATCAAAAAGCGCCGATTGTTGATACATGGTGGCAAACAGAAACCGGAGGTATCATGATTTCTCCAATTGCAACGGTAACGCCAACTAAACCGAGTTTTGCTACTTTGCCATTACCAGGAATTCAACCGATTTTGGTTGATGAAAATGGAAAGGAGATTGAAGGAAATGGTGTAAATGGAAATCTATGCATCAAGTTTCCTTGGCCAGGTATGTTGCGTACCACTTATGGCGACCATGAGCGTTGTAAACAAACTTATTTTTCTACTTATGAGAACCTGTATTTTACGGGAGATGGGTGTTTGCGTGATGAAGATGGTTATTATAGAATTACTGGTCGTGTAGATGATGTATTAAATGTTTCTGGGCATAGAATTGGCACAGCCGAAGTAGAAAATGCAATTAATATGCATGCGGGGGTAATTGAAAGTGCAGTTGTTGGTTACCCACATGATGTAAAAGGACAGGGGATTTATGCTTTTGTAATTTATCCTGATATGCATGGCGATGTAGAGCTAACCAAAAAAGATATTTTACAAACGGTAACTCGTGTAATTGGAGCCATTGCAAAGCCAGATAAAGTTTTATTCGTATCAGGATTGCCAAAAACAAGGTCGGGAAAAATTATGCGTAGGATACTGCGTAAAATTGCAGAAGGTGAGACCACAAATTTGGGAGATATCAGTACATTATTAGACCCAACCGTTGTTCAGCAAATTATTGATAGTACTAAAAATCACTAA
- a CDS encoding CsbD family protein, protein MDKLELKGKWNEIKGKVKQAYAELTDDDLKHEEGQDDELLGKLQQKTGKGRDELVKWINSL, encoded by the coding sequence ATGGATAAGTTAGAATTAAAAGGAAAGTGGAATGAAATCAAAGGAAAAGTTAAACAAGCTTATGCAGAATTAACTGACGATGATTTAAAGCATGAAGAAGGGCAGGACGATGAATTGTTGGGGAAACTTCAGCAGAAAACTGGAAAAGGGAGAGATGAATTAGTGAAATGGATTAATTCACTTTAA
- a CDS encoding glycoside hydrolase family 130 protein — protein MKTDIAHRFAQNPLLSPIDLKPSREGLEIACLLNPGVFTFQNKIWLLIRVAERPIQKPGIISFPILMKGGIEIMEIEIDDPYLIAKDPRIITYKGVDYLTTLSHLRLVCSDDGINFYEPEGYPLLQGEGEDEAFGVEDCRVSLINDIYYLTFTSVSAHGVGVGLRTTKDWKNFDKYGMIFPPHNKDCAIFEEKINGKFYAFHRPSSVDLGGNYIWIAQSPDGIHWGSHKCIIKTRQQKWDSKRVGAGAAPIRTQKGWLAIYHGANAEHQYCLGAFLLDLNNPTQVIAQTDDPIMQPLQLYELEGFFGQVVFTNGHIVRSDELTIYYGAADEYVCGATFSINEILSALIYKSSL, from the coding sequence ATGAAAACCGATATCGCTCATCGCTTTGCGCAAAACCCATTGCTTTCTCCTATAGATTTAAAACCAAGTAGAGAAGGTCTGGAAATTGCTTGTCTGCTTAATCCAGGTGTTTTTACTTTTCAAAATAAAATATGGCTTTTAATTAGAGTTGCGGAAAGGCCTATACAAAAACCTGGTATTATCTCTTTTCCGATATTAATGAAAGGCGGAATAGAGATCATGGAGATTGAAATAGATGACCCTTATTTAATTGCAAAAGACCCTCGGATTATTACTTATAAAGGCGTTGATTATCTAACAACACTTTCTCATTTGAGATTAGTTTGTAGTGATGATGGTATTAATTTTTATGAGCCAGAAGGATATCCTTTGTTGCAAGGAGAAGGAGAAGATGAAGCTTTTGGTGTGGAGGATTGTAGAGTTTCATTAATAAATGACATTTACTATTTGACATTTACTTCTGTTTCTGCCCACGGTGTTGGTGTTGGTTTGCGAACAACAAAAGATTGGAAAAATTTTGACAAGTATGGGATGATTTTTCCTCCTCATAATAAAGATTGCGCCATTTTTGAAGAGAAAATTAATGGCAAATTTTATGCTTTTCATAGACCGAGTAGTGTAGATTTAGGTGGCAATTATATATGGATAGCTCAATCGCCAGACGGCATACATTGGGGTAGCCACAAATGTATTATTAAAACACGCCAACAAAAGTGGGATAGTAAAAGAGTTGGAGCAGGTGCAGCGCCAATTAGAACACAAAAAGGTTGGTTAGCAATTTACCACGGCGCAAATGCCGAACATCAATATTGTTTAGGTGCATTTTTGTTAGATTTAAACAACCCTACGCAAGTTATAGCCCAAACCGACGACCCTATCATGCAGCCCCTACAACTATATGAATTGGAAGGTTTCTTTGGGCAGGTTGTTTTTACAAATGGCCATATTGTTAGGAGCGATGAGTTGACAATCTATTATGGCGCTGCCGATGAATACGTGTGTGGTGCTACATTTTCTATCAATGAAATTCTATCAGCATTAATCTATAAATCATCACTGTAA